From a single Lolium rigidum isolate FL_2022 chromosome 7, APGP_CSIRO_Lrig_0.1, whole genome shotgun sequence genomic region:
- the LOC124670124 gene encoding uncharacterized protein LOC124670124 isoform X2 — MCLLVMCGAEEERVVGTSKAPGACPFCGGPVVATDVESERRILCLPLCLKNKRKYSCSRCLRRLVKLYS, encoded by the exons atgtgtttgttg GTGATGTGCGGCGCCGAGGAGGAGCGGGTGGTGGGCACGAGCAAGGCGCCGGGAGCGTGCCCTTTCTGCGGTGGTCCGGTGGTGGCCACCGACGTGGAGAGCGAACGGCGCATCCTCTGCCTCCCGCTATGCCTCAAGAACAAGCGCAAGTACTCCTGCTCCAGGTGCCTCCGCCGCCTCGTCAAACTCTACAGCTAG
- the LOC124670124 gene encoding uncharacterized protein LOC124670124 isoform X1, with protein sequence MAMAVGRVAGAVKVMCGAEEERVVGTSKAPGACPFCGGPVVATDVESERRILCLPLCLKNKRKYSCSRCLRRLVKLYS encoded by the coding sequence ATGGCAATGGCGGTGGGTCGGGTGGCCGGCGCGGTGAAGGTGATGTGCGGCGCCGAGGAGGAGCGGGTGGTGGGCACGAGCAAGGCGCCGGGAGCGTGCCCTTTCTGCGGTGGTCCGGTGGTGGCCACCGACGTGGAGAGCGAACGGCGCATCCTCTGCCTCCCGCTATGCCTCAAGAACAAGCGCAAGTACTCCTGCTCCAGGTGCCTCCGCCGCCTCGTCAAACTCTACAGCTAG
- the LOC124673490 gene encoding 60S ribosomal protein L7-2-like yields the protein MASEAAKVVVPESVLRKRKREDLWAADKKEKAVAEKKQAGENRKVIFARAKQYAEEYESQDKELVQLKREARLKGGFYVSPEAKLLFVVRIRGINAMHPKTKKILQLLRLRQIFNGVFLKVNKATINMLRRVEPYVAYGYPNLKSVRELIYKRGYGKLNKQRIPLSNNRVIEEGLGKHNIICIEDLVHEILTVGPHFKEANNFLWPFKLKAPLGGLKKKRNHYVEGGDAGNRENYINQLVRRMN from the exons ATGGCGTCCGAGGCGGCGAAGGTGGTGGTGCCGGAGTCGGTGCTccgcaagaggaagagggaggaccTCTGGGCCGCCGACAAGAAGGAGAAGGCCGTCGCCGAGAAGAAGCAGGCCGGCGAGAACCGCAAGGTCATCTTCGCCCGCGCCAAGCAGTACGCCGAGGAGTACGAATCCCAG GACAAGGAGCTGGTGCAGCTTAAGCGCGAGGCCCGGCTGAAGGGTGGGTTCTATGTCAGTCCTGAGGCAAAGCTGCTCTTTGTTGTCCGTATCCGTGG TATCAATGCCATGCACCCAAAGACAAAGAAGATCTTGCAGCTTCTGCGTTTGAGGCAG ATCTTCAATGGTGTGTTCCTTAAGGTCAACAAGGCCACCATTAACATGCTCCGCAGGGTTGAGCCATATGTTGCATATGG GTACCCAAACTTGAAGAGTGTTCGTGAATTGATCTACAAGAGGGGTTATGGAAAGCTCAACAAGCAAAGGATTCCTCTGTCCAACAACAGAGTCATTGAGGAG GGCCTGGGGAAGCACAACATCATCTGCATTGAGGATCTTGTTCACGAGATCTTGACTGTTGGCCCACATTTCAAGGAGGCCAACAACTTCCTCTGGCCATTCAAGCTGAAGGCGCCACTCGGTGgcctgaagaagaagaggaaccacTATGTTGAGGGTGGTGATGCTGGTAACCGTGAGAACTACATCAACCAGCTCGTTAGAAGGATGAACTAG